The Streptococcus iniae genome contains the following window.
CATAGACATTTGTCAACAAATTATATTCAATTTTTTCAAGAAGAATTTAATAACTCACTTTTTATTTTATTACTTACTTTTAATACAAAAAAACTCTTTTTTCCAGTAAACTAGAAAAAAGAGGATATTTTAACGAGGTCTATTTTGACCTTTCATTTTCTTAAATTACCAGCCTAGTGTTAGAAGTAGTTGATTCCCATGGCACTTTTAACTTCTGATAGGGTTTGTGCTGCAACAGCTTGCGCTTTTTGACTGCCTTTTTCAAGCATATTAAACACTTCACCCATATCATTAGCATATTCTAGACGACGTTGACGGATTGGTTCTAGTTCACGTTCCAAAATATCCAATAAATAACGTTTTGTTTTAACATCCCCTAAGCCACCATTTTGATAATGTTCTTTCATTTCTTGAATGGTCTTTTGATCTTCATCTCTACCGAAAATATCAAGATAATGGAAAACCATATTGCCTTCAATTTGGCCTGGATCTTCTACACGAATATGATTAGGATCTGTATACATACTCATCACTTTCTTACGAACGGTATCGGCATCATCACAAAGATAAATACCATTTCCTAAAGATTTTGACATTTTTGCATTCCCATCAAGTCCTGGAAGACGACCAGCTGCCTCGTTACTTGGGTAGATACCTTCTGGCTCAACTAAAACATCTGTCTTATAGGTGTGATTAAAGCTTCTTACAATTTCTCGTGTTTGTTCAATCATTGGTTTTTGATCATTTCCAACGGGAACAAGGTTAGCTTTAAAAGCTGTAATATCAGCTGCTTGAGATATGGGATAAACCAAGAATCCTGACGGAATACTCTCTCCAAATCCTTTTTGAGCAATTTCTGATTTTACTGTAGGATTACGTTCTAAACGAGCTAATGATACAAGATTCATATAATACATTGTCAATTCTGCTAATTCTGGAATTTGACTCTGAATAAAAATAGTTGATTGATTAGGCTCAAGTCCTACAGATAAATAGTCCAAAGCAACATTACCGATAGACTCTTTAATTAAGGCAGATTCCTTTGCATGGTCAGTCAATGCTTGTTGATCAGCAAGAAAAACAAACATATTATAATGGTTTTCATTTTGAAGAAGAACCCTATTTTTTAAACTACCAACATAATGGCCTAGATGGAGTTTTCCTGTTGGTCTATCACCTGTTAAAATAATTGGTTTTGTCATTTTTTATCTCCTTTTTTACATTAAAAAACTCACACGTCGTCGACATGTGAGGGCGTCATTACTTGTGAATACGCGGTACCACCTCAATTAACATTAATCATTAATGTTATCTCATCTTTTCCAAAAGAAAAAGTGCACGATAAGGGGTGCCAAACCTGAAAGATATGGGTTACTTTCATGAAATAATTAGTCCATTCATTCTTTAATGTTACTAACTCTCAGCATCCGTTAGCTCTCTATAAACACATAAAAAATTACTCTTCTAATTTAGCATCATTTTATGAAATTTTACTTTATTTGTCAAGTTTATCAGTATTTTATGAAATAATACTTGACTCTAGGACTCCATATAAGAGATAATAATTTCTAATCAGTTGGGATTTAAGGAGATAAAGGAAATGAAAGATAAAGTAGTAGCTTTTTTAAATGTAACCATTGGATCATTTATCACAGCTATTGGTTTCAATACAATGTTGGTTCATAATAATATTGCTTCTGGAGGAATGGTTGGGATTTCTGTTGTTATGAAGCAACTATTTGGTATTAGTCCCTCACTCTTTCTGATGCTAAGTAATATTCCTTTATTGTTATTGTGTTACTTCTTTTTAGGAAAACAAACCTTTATTAAAACACTCTATGGTTCATGGATTTATCCTATTGCAATTCGATTAACCAATCAATTTCCAACACTGACACATAATCAATTTTTAGCTGCAATTTTTGGCGGAATTATTGTTGGAATTGGTCTAGGTATGGTTTTCTGGGGCAATTCATCAACAGGAGGAACTGGGATTTTGACACAAATTCTTCATAAATATTCGCCTTTAACACTTGGAATTGCTATGACAATTATAGATGGAATTAGTGTCTTAATGGGATTTTTTGCACTTTCTGCAGACGATGTCATGTATTCCATTATTGGTCTTTTTGTTATTGGATATGTTATTAGTATTATGGAAAATGGCTTTGATTCATCAAAAAATATTATGGTCATTTCAAGTGAATACCAAGCTATTAAAGAATATATTACAACTGTTACTAATCGTGGAGTTACTAAAATACCAATTCGTGGTGGCTATACAACATCCGATAAAATGATGTTAATGTCTGTAGTATCAGCATTTGAATTGCCAACACTTCAAGAAAAAATTCTCGAAATAGATGATACTGCATTTATTGTTGTTATGCCAGCTGCTGAAGTGATTGGTCGAGGCTTTAGTATTACAAAACATTATAAATTAGAAGACCAAGATGTCTTATTGCCAATGTAAGCAATTAATCCTCCTTTACGATTGATTAAAGGGGGATTTTTAGGTACAATGAAAGTTAGATATAAAATAACGAGGTGGAAAATTGCTTACTGTTTCTGATGTGTCACTACGTTTTAGTGATCGTAAATTATTTGATGACGTCAATATTAAATTTAATGCTGGAAATACCTATGGTTTAATTGGTGCTAATGGTGCTGGAAAATCAACTTTTCTTAAAATATTGGCTGGTGATATTGAACCATCAACAGGTCATGTTTCTTTAGGTCCTGGTGAACGTTTGTCTGTCTTACGCCAAAACCACTTTGACTACGAAGAAGAACGTGCTATTGATGTTGTTATCATGGGAAATGAGCAATTATTCAGTATCATGAAAGAAAAAGATGCTATCTACATGAAAGAAGATTTCTCAGAAGAAGATGGCGTACGTGCTGCAGAATTAGAGGGTCTTTTTGCTGAATTAGGTGGTTGGGAAGCAGAAAGCGAAGCTTCTCAATTGCTTCAAAATTTATATATTCCTGAAGACTTGCATTATTTAACAATGAGTGAACTTGCTAATGGGGATAAAGTTAAGGTCTTACTTGCAAAAGCACTGTTTGGTAAACCCGATGTACTCCTTCTTGATGAGCCTACCAATGGTCTTGATATTCAATCTATTTCATGGTTAGAAGATTTCCTTATTGACTTTGAAAATACTGTTATTGTTGTTTCCCATGACCGCCATTTTCTAAATAAAGTGTGTACGCATATGGCCGACCTTGATTTTGGAAAAATCAAACTCTTTGTTGGTAACTATGATTTCTGGAAACAATCATCAGAATTAGCTGCTCGACTTCAATCAGACCGTAATGCAAAAGCAGAAGAAAAAATTAAAGAATTGCAAGAATTCGTTGCACGTTTCTCTGCTAATGCCTCAAAATCAAAACAAGCCACATCTCGTAAGAAAATGTTAGATAAAATTGAACTTGAAGAAATTGTTCCTTCAAGCCGTAAATACCCATTTATCAATTTTAAAGCAGAGCGTGAGATGGGGAATGACTTTGTCACTGTTGAAAATCTTTCCGTTACAATCGATGGTGAAAAGATTTTAGACAATATTAGTTTTATTCTTCGTCCAGGTGATAAGGCTGCTATTATTGGCCAAAATGATATTCAAACCACTGCTCTAATGCGCGCATTAGCTGATGATATTGATTATGAAGGAACCATTAAATGGGGTGTAACAACCAGTCGCTCATACCTTCCTAAAGATAATTCTCGCGATTTTGCAACTCCAGAATCTATTTTAGAATGGCTTCGCCAATTTGCATCAAAAGGTGAAGATGACGATACCTTCTTACGTGGTTTCTTAGGACGTATGCTTTTCTCAGGTGATGAAGTAAAGAAAACTGTTAATGTGCTTTCCGGTGGTGAAAAAGTTCGTGTCATGTTGTCTAAATTGATGCTACTAAAATCAAATGTTCTTATCTTAGATGATCCAACAAATCACTTGGATTTAGAATCTATTTCAAGTTTAAATGATGGGATTAAAGACTTTAAAGAGTCTGTTATCTTTGCCAGTCATGACCATGAATTTATTCAAACTATTGCAAATCATATCGTTGTCATTTCAAAAAATGGTGTCATAGATCGTATCGACGAAACTTATGATGAATTCCTTGAAAATGAAGAAATACAAGCTAAAGTTGCAGAACTTTGGAAATAAGGTAATAAGGCGGAAACGCCTTATTATTTTTTCATTCTGATAGAAAGGTTACTATGTTTAATCAAAAGAAAATAATCTCTCTTCTTCCCTATTTAACTAGTTTTATTATTCCAATTATTATTATCAGCTTTGTTCTTTATTCAAAAGACATTTATTATAATGGGCCAAAGACTATTTTAGCAAGTGATGGTTTTCACCAATATGCTCTTTTTGCCCAAAATTTAAGGAATATCTTACATGGTTCCGATAGTATTTTTTACACTTTCACTAGCGGTTTAGGGATTAATTTTTATGCTTTAATCAGTTACTATTTAGGAAGTTTTTTCTCACCTTTTTACTACTTTTTTTCTTTAGAAACAATACCTGATGCTATCTACGTGTTTACTATTGTAAAATTTGGTTTAATTGGACTAACTACTTACTTTTCATTCCATCGGATTTACCCTAAGGTTAAAAGCTATTTTTTAATTCCTTTATCTGTCTCGTTTGCTTTAATGAGTTTTTTAACTAGCCAATTTGAAATTAATAATTGGCTAGATGTATTCATTTTATTTCCCATTATTTTACTAGGTTTTCATGGTCTAATTTCCCAACAAAAAACACTACTATATTATCTCAGTTTAAGTCTATTATTTGTTCAAAATTATTACTTTGCTTATATTTTTGCTATTTTTCTTTTTTGTTATGCCGTCATTGAAATAGCAACTCTTAAAGAGATTAAACACAAGATAAAATGTTTTCTTAGATTTATTTCTGTTTCTATTTTATCAGCTTTAAGCAGTTCATTTATGTTACTGCCAACTTTTATTGACTTGACAAGTCATGGCGAAAAATTTACAAAGTTGTCACGTATCTTTACAGAGCAGACATGGTATTTTGATTTGCTATCCAAATCCTTAATTGGAGCCTATGATACAACTAAGTTTAATGCAATACCAATGATTTATATGGGACTTTTCCCTTTACTGTTAAGTTTACTATTTTTTACAATTAAGTCAATTAGGTTGTCACATAAAATAGGCTATTTGCTTTTTATTTCTCTCGTTATTGCTAGTTATTATATTCAGCCTTTGAATCTATTTTGGCAAGGGATGCATGCGCCAAATATGTTTTTATATCGTTATGCATGGTCTCTTCCATTAATAATGTTGTCACTTTCGTGTAAAGTCTTGTCAAGAGAAGAGGAAATAAGTCATTTCTCTATTGTCATGACATTTATTATCCTTAGTCTTTCACTAACCACACCCTATATTTTCTTAGAGAATTACCATTTTTTATCTCTTGATTTATTTTTCCTCAGTATTTCATTTTTAACAGCTTATACTATCCTACTTTTAGCAAATAAGGAAAACAATATCCCTATCCTTATTATTATTTTCTTTACATTTCTTTTTACTAGTCTTGAGAGCTCTTTAAATACATTCTATCAAGTTTCTGGAATTGAAAAAGAATGGGTATTTCCATCACGAAAAGGATATTTAAAAAATTCTCAAGATATCCAAACTCTTCTTAAAAAAACCAGTAATGACAGTTTTTATAGAACTGAACAGCTTATTAGCCAAACTGCAAATGATAGTATGAAATATAATTATCATGGCATTTCTCAATTTTCTTCTATTAGAAACAGATCGTCAAGTCAGGTATTAGATCGTTTAGGATATAAGTCAGATGGAACCAATTTAAATTTACGTTATCAAAATAACACACTTATTGCGGATAGTTTGTTTGCAGTTAAATATAATCTTACTCATTCTTCACATCTTGACAAATATGGTTTTCGTTTTATTTCTGATAGTGGTCATACTAAACTCTACCAAAATCAAAATGCAACTCACTTAGCCATTTTAAC
Protein-coding sequences here:
- a CDS encoding ATP-binding cassette domain-containing protein encodes the protein MLTVSDVSLRFSDRKLFDDVNIKFNAGNTYGLIGANGAGKSTFLKILAGDIEPSTGHVSLGPGERLSVLRQNHFDYEEERAIDVVIMGNEQLFSIMKEKDAIYMKEDFSEEDGVRAAELEGLFAELGGWEAESEASQLLQNLYIPEDLHYLTMSELANGDKVKVLLAKALFGKPDVLLLDEPTNGLDIQSISWLEDFLIDFENTVIVVSHDRHFLNKVCTHMADLDFGKIKLFVGNYDFWKQSSELAARLQSDRNAKAEEKIKELQEFVARFSANASKSKQATSRKKMLDKIELEEIVPSSRKYPFINFKAEREMGNDFVTVENLSVTIDGEKILDNISFILRPGDKAAIIGQNDIQTTALMRALADDIDYEGTIKWGVTTSRSYLPKDNSRDFATPESILEWLRQFASKGEDDDTFLRGFLGRMLFSGDEVKKTVNVLSGGEKVRVMLSKLMLLKSNVLILDDPTNHLDLESISSLNDGIKDFKESVIFASHDHEFIQTIANHIVVISKNGVIDRIDETYDEFLENEEIQAKVAELWK
- a CDS encoding YitT family protein; protein product: MKDKVVAFLNVTIGSFITAIGFNTMLVHNNIASGGMVGISVVMKQLFGISPSLFLMLSNIPLLLLCYFFLGKQTFIKTLYGSWIYPIAIRLTNQFPTLTHNQFLAAIFGGIIVGIGLGMVFWGNSSTGGTGILTQILHKYSPLTLGIAMTIIDGISVLMGFFALSADDVMYSIIGLFVIGYVISIMENGFDSSKNIMVISSEYQAIKEYITTVTNRGVTKIPIRGGYTTSDKMMLMSVVSAFELPTLQEKILEIDDTAFIVVMPAAEVIGRGFSITKHYKLEDQDVLLPM
- a CDS encoding YfhO family protein is translated as MFNQKKIISLLPYLTSFIIPIIIISFVLYSKDIYYNGPKTILASDGFHQYALFAQNLRNILHGSDSIFYTFTSGLGINFYALISYYLGSFFSPFYYFFSLETIPDAIYVFTIVKFGLIGLTTYFSFHRIYPKVKSYFLIPLSVSFALMSFLTSQFEINNWLDVFILFPIILLGFHGLISQQKTLLYYLSLSLLFVQNYYFAYIFAIFLFCYAVIEIATLKEIKHKIKCFLRFISVSILSALSSSFMLLPTFIDLTSHGEKFTKLSRIFTEQTWYFDLLSKSLIGAYDTTKFNAIPMIYMGLFPLLLSLLFFTIKSIRLSHKIGYLLFISLVIASYYIQPLNLFWQGMHAPNMFLYRYAWSLPLIMLSLSCKVLSREEEISHFSIVMTFIILSLSLTTPYIFLENYHFLSLDLFFLSISFLTAYTILLLANKENNIPILIIIFFTFLFTSLESSLNTFYQVSGIEKEWVFPSRKGYLKNSQDIQTLLKKTSNDSFYRTEQLISQTANDSMKYNYHGISQFSSIRNRSSSQVLDRLGYKSDGTNLNLRYQNNTLIADSLFAVKYNLTHSSHLDKYGFRFISDSGHTKLYQNQNATHLAILTDKPYQDLAFSVNTLDNQTQLLNQLSGQELTYFTEIETELVSKIKPINKRFTVKAEKDSHDSKVSYRVKSPQNSQLYLSLPNISYSNANEKSVLIRVNGKTKEYTTDNAFSLFDLGYYEDATNLDIMLIFPKNMTISYSQPHLYRLNTLNYQKAMTTINKHQVKTKIFKNKVITTYNSPKKASLLITLPFDKGWSASLNGKKVSVQKAQNGFMKVDIPKGKGHLQLSFLPKGLLSGLFISFAGILLYLFIFIIGKRKQEKAPIIKK
- the trpS gene encoding tryptophan--tRNA ligase, yielding MTKPIILTGDRPTGKLHLGHYVGSLKNRVLLQNENHYNMFVFLADQQALTDHAKESALIKESIGNVALDYLSVGLEPNQSTIFIQSQIPELAELTMYYMNLVSLARLERNPTVKSEIAQKGFGESIPSGFLVYPISQAADITAFKANLVPVGNDQKPMIEQTREIVRSFNHTYKTDVLVEPEGIYPSNEAAGRLPGLDGNAKMSKSLGNGIYLCDDADTVRKKVMSMYTDPNHIRVEDPGQIEGNMVFHYLDIFGRDEDQKTIQEMKEHYQNGGLGDVKTKRYLLDILERELEPIRQRRLEYANDMGEVFNMLEKGSQKAQAVAAQTLSEVKSAMGINYF